ACCGAGAGCAGCGCCGCGCTGGGCTTCGGCTTCCGCTGCGGCTTCCTCGGGCTCCTCCACCTCGAGATCATCCAGGAGCGGCTGACCCGCGAATATGACCTCGACCTCATCACCACCGCGCCGAGCGTCGTCTACACCTTGCACCTGTCGCATTCGAAGACCGAAGATGCGAAGACGATCGAGCTCCACAATCCGGCCGACATGCCCGACGTCAACCGGATCGCGAGCATCGAGGAGCCGTGGATCGAGGCGACCATCTACGTCCCCGACGAATATCTGGGACCGATCCTCAAGCTCTGCCAGGATCGCCGCGGAATCCAGAAGAACCTCACCTACGTCGGCGGCCGCGCGCAGCTCACCTACGAGCTGCCCTTGAATGAAGTGGTGTTCGATTTCTACGACCGGCTGAAGAGCATGTCGAAGGGGTACGCCAGCTTCGACTACCATCAGATCGGGACGCGCGAGGGCGACCTCGTCAAGATGAGCATCCTCGTCAACGAGGAGCCGGTCGATGCCCTCTCGATGATCGTCCACCGCGGCACCGCCGAACAGCGCGGCCGCGGGATGGTCGAGCGGCTGAAGGAGCTGATCCCGAGGCACATGTTCAAGATCCCGATCCAGGCCGCGATCGGCGGCAAGGTCATCGCCCGCGAGACGATCAGCGCGATGCGAAAGGACGTGACCGCCAAATGCTACGGCGGCGACGCCACCCGCAAGCGCAAGCTCCTCGAGAAGCAGAAGAAGGGCAAGGCGCGGATGCGGGAATATGGCAACGTCAGCATCCCGCAGGAGGCGTTTATCGCGGCGCTCAGGATGGGGGATGAGAACTAGGCGTCTGCGGGCGGCAGCGACGGCTTACTGACTGTCGTCCCGGAGACCGCGGCGGGTTTTGGCGCCCTCGTCGGCCGTGGAGCGGGCCCGTTCGGCTTCGATCCGGGCGCGGCCTGCGGCGATCTCCTCCGGGGTGCGGGGGTTGGCGCGGAGGTCGGCGAGGATCTGGTCGAGTTCGGCTTGCTGGCGGAGGCCCTCGGGATCGAGGCGGCGCCAGTCGATCTCGTCCGGGCCGCCCTTCTCGTAGGCGCCGGTTTCGTCCTCGCTGAAGCCGGTCTCGAGCGTCTCGTTGACCTCGCGCGCGGGAAGATAGTGGATGGCGGGGTCGTGCTCGGGATGCTCGAGGCGGTCGCGGTGGGCGGCGGCGGCCTCGGCGAGGACGGCCTGCAGCGCCTCGATCTGGTCGAGCGACAGGGCGACGGGGTCGAAGTGGCGGATGAGGTTGGCCTGGTCGTCGGCGCGCTCGGCGGGCGTGGGCGCGAGCGGGGCGGCCAGCTTCGACAGGCCCTCACCCTTCCGCCGTCGCTGGCGGTTCGCGCCCTCTTCCGCGCGCGGCAGCGGGATCCGCTGGGGGCCGTGCATCCGGAGGATGAACATGAGCAGGCGGTCGTTGGTGACGCGGCGGTAGCCGACGAGCTTGCCGAAGCTCATGACGGGGACGAGCTCGCCGGTGAGCGCGCGCTCCATGGCGATGTCGCGCAGGCGCTGGACGCCGAAGTCGAGCGCGGCTTCCCAGGCGCGGCGAAAACTTTCCGCGCCGGCCTGGCGGCGGAGCATGTAGGCGCCCTCGGAGGCCATGTTGACCATGGCGCAGGCGCGGGAGACCGATCCGGTGTCGGCGAGCGCGGCGATGAAGGCGCGCTGGCGGGTCGGAGTCCATCCGTCGTGGCGGTATCGGCGATCGACCGGCTGGAAGTCAGGAAGCGGCTGGCCGCCGTTGGCGGGCGCGGGCGTGCGATTCTTCATGGACCATGTTGAACCATAAAGGTTCGCTGTAGGACAGAGGGTGACCGCAAAGCGTCGACCGCGAAGTTGATTGCATCCGCATCGGACTATTCGTTGTGAGGGCAGAAAGACGATCGGCGTCCATTACCTTCACTTCGGACCAAGACGGATGGGACTTTGGTCGGGGACGACGCCTAGTTTCTTCGAGCTCGGAGGTATCGCGTCATGGGGGTTTACCGTGGTCGTGCAACTCAACAATGCGCAATTTGGTGAAACGCGGATAAGGGAATTGATCGACGAGGTCGGGCGGATCGCCCGGACCCTCACGGTCCTGAGCGCGACCGGCAAGGAGCTTCCCTATTCGGCCGAGACCCGGCTTCCGAGCGATGGCGGCGCGGAGACGATCAAGCCCGAGACGCTGCGGGCGATCATGCGCGCACGGCGGCTGCGCGGGAGCTTCTTCCCGGCCGACCTGTTCGCGGACCCGGCGTGGGACATCATGCTCGACCTCTACCAGGCGGAGCTGACGCAATATCGCGTGCCGGTGTCGAGCCTGTGCATCGCGTCGGGCGTGCCGGCGACGACCGCGCTGCGGTGGATCCGGACGATGACCGAGCGGGGGCTGCTGGTCCGGCGCGACGATCCGCGCGACGGGCGGCGGGTGTTCGTCGAGATGAGCCCGGAGACGAGCGCCGCGATGCGGCACTATTTCGCGGAGGTTGGCGCCTTCGCGCTGTGAGGGCCGAGGCTCAGCGTTCGGAGAGGTAGTAGCGGTCGCGCGGCTTCAACGCGTCGTCGAGGTCGTAGACGATCGGCTGGCCGGTCGGAATCTCGAGGCCGATGATGTCGGCGTCGCTGATGCCCGAGAGATGCTTTTCGAGCGCACGCAGGCTGTTGCCGTGGGCGGCGACGAGGACCCGTTCGCCGCGCTTGAGCGCCGGGGCGATCTCGGTCTCGAAATAGGGGAGGACGCGGGCGATCGTGTCCTTGAGGCTCTCGGTCGCGGGAACGTCGATGCCGGCGTAGCGGCGATCCTGCTGGAGCGAGGCGTAGGGGCTGTCGCCCTCGAGCGGCGGCGGCGGCACGTCGAAGCTGCGGCGCCAGATCTTGACCTGCTCCTCGCCGACCCTGGCGATCGTCTCGGCCTTGTTGAGGCCGGTCAGCCCCCCATAGTGGCGCTCGTTCAGGCGCCAGTCCTTGGTCATCGGCAGCCACACGCGGTCGAGGGCCTCGAGCGCGAGATTGGCGGTGCGGATCGCGCGCTTCTGGACCGAGGTGAAGACGCGGTCGAGGTCCATCCCCCTGGCGGCGAGCAGGGCGCCGGCGGCGCGGGCCTCGGCTTCGCCCTGCGCGGTGAGGTCGACGTCCCACCAGCCGGTGAAGCGGTTCTCGAGGTTCCACTGGCTCTGGCCGTGGCGGAGGAGGACGAGGGTCGGCATGGCGCTTACCGAACCTCGAGCTCGGGCAGGATCTGGTGGAGCGCGTCGAGGCAGTAGCTGGCGAGCGCCTTCGACCGCTCGGCGCTCCAGCCATAGACCGGGTCGGCCATCGGCTGGTGATCCTTGAACGGCATTTCGAGCGTCATCGAGACGCAGCCATAGCGCTCGGCGAGCTGGGTCGTGCTCATGCTCATGTTGGCCTGGCCGGGGCGCGACAGCTCATAGCCTTCCTGGGTCTGGAAGTCGGGGCAGATGCGCTCGAGCGTGTTGGCGAACAGGTGGTACAATTCCTGCTGGCGGTCGGTGACGCTCGGGATGCCCTCGAAGCCCGCGAGGAAGTTGGCGGCGATCGCCTCGTCGCCGTGGATGTCCATGGCGAAGACGGGCTTCGCCTCGTCCATCGCGTTGCGGACGCAGAGGACTTCGGGGCTGCGCTCGGCCGAGGGTGCGTGCCACTCGCGGTTCAAGTTGATGCCGGCCGCGTTGGTGCGCAGGTGGCCGCGGCGGCTCCCGTCGGGGTTCATGTTGGGGACGATGTGGAAGGTGCAGCGTGCACGCAGCGCACGCGCGACCGGATCGTCATAGTCGACCAGCTTCTCGAGCGCGCCTTCCATCCACCATTCGGCCATGCTCTCGCCGGGATGCTGGCGGGCGTAGAGCCAGACGGTGAGCGGGCCTTCGCCGACGGTCAGGCAGTCGATCGGCTGGCCGTCGAGGCTGGTGCCGAGCGTGCGGTGGGTGACCTCGTCGAGCTCGGCCATGGTGGCGATCAGGTCGTGGTGACGCTCCATCGAATAAGGGGCGAAATAGGCGACCCACAGGATGTCGGTGTCGGGCGTGACGCTGATGGTGAGGACGCCGTCGGCATAGCTGGTGTCGGCGAGCGTCCAGCTCTCGCGGTCGGTCGAGATCCGCGCCTGATAGCCCGGCCAGCCGAGCGGATAGGCGCTGTCGCCGCAATTGGTGATGCGCATGTTCAGCGCCTGCCCGCGCGCGCCCGACACGCGGTAGTAGAACCACTGGCGGAACTCGCCGCCGGCGTCGTCGACGATCTCGAGGTCGAGGGTGGCGCCGTCGCTCTTCACGAGGCGGATGTTGCCGGCGTCGAACGCGCTGTGGACGGTGATGGTCATGGAGCGGCCTCTAAGCGGTCAGGGAAGAAGAAGGAAGTCGCCGGTGAAGCCGCCGTCGAGGATCGCGGCCTGAAGGCTGGCCATTTCGCCGGCGAGCATGCGGTCGGCGCCAAGATGCGGGCTGATCGCGCGAACCCGGGCATGGACCGGCGCCAGCGCCGGCGAGGTGGCGAGCGGCGCGTGATAGTCGATTCCCTGCGCCCCCGCGATGAGCTCGATCCCGACAATGCCGGCGACGTTGCGGGCGACGCGCTGCGCCTTGTGCGCGGCGATCGGGGCCATCGAGACGTGATCCTCCTGACCCGCCGAGGTCGGGATCGAATCGACCGAGGCAGGGAAGGCGTGGGCGCGATTCTCGGCAACCAATGCGGCGGCAGTGACCTGCGGGATCATCAGGCCGCTGTTCACCCCGCCATCGTCGATCAGGAAGGCGGGCAGCCCGCTCATCTTGGGGTCGACGAGGACCGAGATGCGGCGCTCGGCGAGCGAGCCGATCTCGCACAGGGCCATGGTGATGGTGTCGGCGGCGAAGGCGACCGGCTGGGCGTGGAAATTGCCACCAGAGATCGCTTCGTCGGGCGAGGTGAAGAGGATCGGATTGTCGGTGACGGCGGCGGCCTCGATGACGAGGGTGCGCGCGGCATTGTGGAGGAGGTCGAGGCTGGCGCCGAGGACCTGGGGCATGCAGCGGAAGCTGTAGGGATCCTGGACCCGGCCGCAGCGATGGTGCGAGGCGACGATCGCGCTTCCCTCGAGCAGGTCGCGGAGGATGGCGGCGACGCGGATCTGGCCGGGCTGTCCGCGAAGCTCGGAGAGGCGGGCGTCGAACGGCTTGGCGCTACCCTTCAGCGCGTCGACCGACAGTGCGCCGGCGACCAGCGCCGCGCCCATGATCCGCTCGGCGGCAAACAGGGCGTGGAGGGTCGCGGCGGTCGAATATTGGGTGCCGTTGATGAGCGCGAGGCCTTCCTTGGGGCCGAGCTCGAGCGGGGTCAGCCCAAGCTCGGAAAGGATGGCGGCGGCGGGCCTGACGGTTCCGCGATGCGCGATCTCGCCATGGCCCATGAGCGCGGCGGTGAGGTGCGCGAGCGGGGCGAGGTCGCCTGACGCGCCGACGCTGCCCTGGCTGGGGATGACCGGCAGCGCGTCGTGGTCGAGCAGGGCCTGGAGCGCGTCGACCACGATCCGGCGGACGCCCGAGTGACCGCGGGCGAGGCCGAGGAGCTTGAGCTGGATCATCAGCCGGACGACCGCGCCCGGCGCGGGATCGCCGAGGCCGCAGCTGTGCGACAGGATGAGGTTTCGCTGCAGCTCGGCGAGCCGGTCGCCGGGGATGCGCTCCTGCGCGAGGAGGCCGAAGCCGGTGTTGATCCCGTAGACGGTCTCGCCCCCCGCGACGATCCGCGCGACCGTCTCGGCGGCCTGGTCGACCGCGGACAGTGCAGCGTCGCTCAACCGGGCGGGGGTGCCGGCCCAGAGCGTGCGAAGGGTGGCGAGGTCGATGGACGCGGGGTCGAGAAGGAGCATGGCGGCCCGCTTAGCCGCTAATGGCGCCGAGCGGTATTCCGGTCAGGCCGGCGGCGCGAACATGTAGCCGTGGCCGCGGACGGCGCGGAGGCAGCCTTCGCAGCCGAGCGCGGCGAGCGGCCGGCGGAGGCGCGAGATGGCGGCGGTGAGCGCGCGCTCGCCGGTGCCTCCGCAGGGAAGGATGGGTTCGAGCTCGGAGCGGGTGACGACCCGCCCCGGCTCGCGCATCATCGCCTGGAGGAGCCGCGCCTCGGTCAGGGTCAGCTCCTGCGAGCGGGCCTCGCGGCGGAGACGATAGGCGAGAAGGTCGAGGCGGAGGGGTCCGCAGTCGATATACGGCTGCGCCCCCTCCTCCATCGTCGTGCCCATCGGCTTAGAACTTCACCGTGCCTTCGAAACCGAAGGTGCGCGGCATGTTGAAGTTGCCATAGTCGCCGAGGATGCTGCCCGTCCCGCCGATCGCCAGCAGGTTCGGCGTCTGCAGCGTGCTCGTGGTCTGGACCGACGGGATGCTGTTCGACGGATCGCGGCGGTAGACATACTGCTCGTTGAACAGGTTGCGCGACCACAGGCTGAGCGTCAGCTCGGTGCCCGGCGAGACGGTGATGTCGGCGAGGCTGACGCGGCCGTTGACGATGAACGAGCTGTCGGCCTTGGTCGCGAACTGGTCGAACGCCTGGGTGGCCTGGGCGTAGTTCGCATCGAGGTGGAACTTGAGCGCGGCGTCACGATAACCGACCGGCAGCTTGTAATCGATCGATCCGCTGGCCGCGTTGCGGGGCGTGAAGACGATGTAGAACTGCTGCGGCACCGTGGTCTGGTTGGCGACCGCGCCGACCTGCGTGCAGTTGGCGTTCGGCAGCGGCACCGGGGTCACGGCGGTGCAGAAGGCGGTGTAGGTCACCGGCACCGGCGGGATCTTGGTGTAGGTGTAGGCGTAAGACGCGCCGATCTGCAGGCCCTCGACCGGGTTCACGGTAATGTCGGCCTCGATGCCCCGGATCTTGGTGGTGCCGGGGGCATTGAAGGTGACGAGGTTGTTGAAGTTGCCGGTCGCGGTGGGCTGGATGGTCGAGAGGTCGACCTGGCTGCCCTTGCGGTTCATCACATAGCCCGCGACGTTGAGGCGGACGCGGCGCTCCCACAGCTCGGTCTTGAGGCCGGCCTCGTAGCTCTTCACGTCCTCGGGATTGAAGGCGCGATAGTCGGAGGTGCGGCTGCTGGCGCCGCCGGCGCGGTAGCCGGTCGCATATTTCAGATAGCCGTGGATGCGCGGGGTGAAGTCGTAGGCGACGATCGCCAGCGGGTTGAAGCGGGTCCACTTCTTGTCGAGCGGCTTGTAGCCGTTGGCGGCGATGATCGCGGCATTGGCCGGGTTGCGATAGTCGATGTTGCGCGAGACGAGCAGCGCGCCTTCCTTCTTGTCGACCGTGTAGCGGCCGCCGACGGTGAGGTGCAGCGCCTCGGTCGCGTTCCAGGTGACCTGGCCATAGGCGGCGTAGCTGCGCGAGCGGACCTTGGACGCGCGGTCGATGTTGCAGCCGCGGACCGCCACGCCGACGATGTCGTTCGCGGTCGACGGATTGGTGTTCTGGCAGAACGGGATCGGGGCGTAGATCGCCTTGGTCGGATCGAACACGCCGTTGGTGAGGACCGCAGTCACGCCCATCGAATTGGGGGTGGCGGCGTCGTCGCTGACGCGCTCGTTGAAGTAGAACAGGCCGCCGACGTAATCGACCGGGCCGACGGTGCCGACCGCCTGCAGTTCCTGGCTGAACTGGCGCTGGTGGAGGTCGGCGAGGCTGTAGCGGCTGAAGGCGCAGTTGGCGCCGGCGCAGCCGGCGGTGAGGTTGACGACCGGCACGCGGTGGTAGCCGCCGCTATTGTCCCACTGCTCGACGTCGACCCCGCGCCACGAGGTGATCGAGCGCAGCTCGAGCTCGGGGATGACCGACCAGCGCAGGCTGTTGGTGTAGCCGAAGGTCTCGTCGCGGCTCTTGCGCTGCGGCACGCCGATGTCCGCGGTGCGCTGGAGCGTATCGCCGTTGACGACCACGCCCGGGAGCAGCGGGCGGATGGTGCCGGCGGTGCTGGTGAAGGCGGTGCCGGGGGTGACGCAGGTGCTGCCGGCCGGGATGGCGATCGGCGCGGCGTTGGTGCCGCCGCTCAGGCACTTGTTGGGATTGTAGTTGAGCAGCTGGCTGTAGAAGGGCGTGTTCTTGTCGAGGCCGTAATCGTACGAGAAATCGTTGGTGATCCCGGTGAGCGGCTTGATGCGCGCCGAGACGCGGCCGCCCTTGCGGTCGAAATAGCCCCAGCCGGCCTGGCCCGCGAGCGGGTTCTTGGTGATCGGATCCTGGTGCTGGATGATGCCGTCGAGCTTGAGCGCGATGCCCGCGAAGCTCGGCAGGTTGAGGTGGGCATAAGCGTTGTGCGCGCCGAAGTTGCCCGCGCCGAAGGTCACGTTGCCCTCGAGCTTGCCGGTCGGCGACTTGGTGACGATGCTGAGCGCACCGCCCTCGGTGTTGCGGCCGAACAACGTCCCCTGCGGGCCCTTGAGGACCTCGATCCGCTCGACGTCGAACAGCGCCGCGTTGAGGCCGTGCTGGCGGCCGAGATAGACGCCGTCGACATAGACGCCGACGCCCTGCTCGCGGGCGGGCTGGTTGGCGTCCAAGGGCACGATGCCGCGGATGCCGATGGTGAGCGCCGACTGCCGCGCTTCGAAGGTCGCGATGCGGAGCGAGGGAACGCCGCCGTCGGCGAGGTCGAGAAGGCTCTGGACGCGGCGCTCGCGGATCGTGTCGGCGCCCAGGACCGAGATGGAGATGGGGGTCTTCTGGAGGTTGGTCTCGCGCTTGGTCGCGGTGACGACGATTTCCTGGACCTCGACGTTCGAGCCGCCGGTCGGCTGCGCGGCGGCGTCCGTCGTGCCGGTCTCGGCGGTCACGGTGGCTGCCGGAGCCACCGGAACGTCGGGCGCCGCGAGGGCGGGCGTCGCCACGCCACAAAGAAGGATGGCCGTCGTCGTACGGAATGCGCTGTTCATAATCTGTCCCTTGTCCCCCCGGCAGCGCTGGGCGCCGGCTTGATGCGGGGGCTCTAGGGGCGGGCAACGACAGCTTGATTGCGCAAGTTCGACAGCTTGGTTGCGTGGATTCGACGCGGCGATGGCACGGCCGTGACAGGCCGGTGACAGGCCTCAGCCAAGCGAAGGAAGGTCGAGACCCCGCTCGCGGGCGCAGGCGACCGCCTCGTCATAGCCGGCGTCGGCGTGGCGCATGACCCCGGTCGCGGGGTCGTTCCACAGCACGCGCTCGAGCCGGCGCGCGGCCGCGTCGGTTCCGTCGGCGACGATCACCATGCCGGCATGCTGCGAGTAGCCCATGCCGACCCCGCCGCCGTGATGGAGCGAGACCCAGGTCGCGCCGCTCGCGGTGTTGAGGAGGGCGTTGAGCAGCGGCCAGTCGGAGACGGCGTCCGACCCGTCCTTCATCGCCTCGGTCTCGCGGTTCGGGGAGGCGACGCTGCCGGAATCGAGGTGGTCGCGGCCGATGACGATGGGGGCGCTGACCTCGCCGTTCCTGACCATCTCGTTGAAGGCGAGGCCGAGGCGGTGGCGCTGGCCGAGGCCGACCCAGCAGATGCGCGCGGGCAGGCCCTGGAAGGCGATGCGGTCGCGCGCCATGTCGAGCCAGCGGTGAAGGTGGGGATCGTCAGGGATGAGCTCCTTCACCCGCTGGTCGGTCCTGTAGATGTCCTCCGGATCGCCCGACAGCGCGACCCAGCGGAACGGTCCCACGCCGCGGCAGAAGAGCGGGCGGATGTAGGCGGGAACGAAGCCGGGGAAGTCGAAGGCCTGCGTGACGCCGGTGTCGAGCGCTTCCTGGCGGATGTTGTTGCCATAGTCGAAGACGGGAATGCCCTGCGCCTTGTAGCTCAACAGCGCCTCGACGTGCCGAGCCATGGAGATTCGGGCGGCGGCGGCGGTGCCTTCGGGATCGCTCTCGCGGCGCTCGATCCATTCGGCGACGGTCCAGCCCATCGGCAGGTAGCCGTTGACCGGATCATGCGCGCTGGTCTGGTCGGTGATCGCGTCGGGGCGGATGCCGCGGGCGAGCATTTCGGGAACGAGCTCGGCGGCATTGCCGAGAAGGCCGACGCTCGTCGGTTCAGTGGCGGTGCGAATGATTTCCAGCGCCTCGTCGATGGTGGCGGCGCGGCGGTCCAGATAGCGGGTCTCGAGCCGCTTCTCGATCCGGCTTTCCTGGCATTCGATCGCGATGCAATGCGCACCGGCCATGACCGCGGCGAGCGGCTGCGCGCCGCCCATGCCCCCGAGGCCGGCAGTCAGGATCCACTTGCCGGTGAGGTCGCCGCCATAATGCTGGCGGCCCATTTCGGCGAAGGTCTCGTAGGTGCCCTGAACGATGCCCTGCGTGCCGATGTAGATCCACGAGCCCGCGGTCATCTGGCCGTACATCATGAGGCCCGCGCGATCGAGCGCGTGGAAATGCTCCCAGGTCGCCCATTTGGGGACGAGGTTCGAGTTGGCGAGCAGGACGCGCGGGGCGTCGGCATGGGTGCGGAAGACGCCGACGGGCTTGCCCGACTGGACGAGGAGGGTCTGGTCGTCCTCGAGCCGCTCGAGCGTGGCGACGATCCGGTCGAACGCCTCCCAGTTGCGCGCGGCGCGCCCGATCCCGCCGTAGACGACGAGGCTCTGCGGGTCTTCGGCGACCTCGGGGTCGAGGTTGTTCATGAGCATCCGAACGGCAGCCTCGGTCTGCCAGCTTTTCGCCGTCAGCTCGGCCCCGCGGCGGGCCCGGATGATGCGCTGGTTGTCGCGGCGGTCATGTCGATCGGTCATGGCCCGGGGCTTAGCGTCGCCGACGCCGCGCTTCTAGCCGAACAGCAGCGCCCACCAGGTCATGACCAGGCCGACGAGCGAAATCGAGAAGACCAGGGTGCGGATCTTGGGGATGCCGGCGGCGTAGAGCGGCAGGTAGACGATCCGGCCGACCACGTAGACGATCGAGCCCCAGTGGGTGAGCGGGCCGAGGTGGCCGACGGCCGCGGCGCCGAGCAGGGCGGCGACGAACAAAGGCAGGGTCTCGAACAGATTGGCCTGCGCCCGAAGCAGTCGCGCTGGGAAGGGATGGAGCGGCGGCACCTGCTCGTCGCGCGCGCCCATGTTCCACTCGGGCCCATATTGCCTGGTCCGCGCGGCGCCGGCCCAGAGGATGTTGACCAGTGCCAGCAGGATCAGGAGCGCAAGCATGACGAATTCGGTGGGCATCGGGCGGCCTCGGGTGCGTCAGGGTTGGGGAAGACTGTCCTGCCCGCCAAAAATGCGGCGTTCGGGGAGGAGGCCGAGCCAATAGCCGAGTTCGGCGGGTTCGGCGATCCGCCAGACCGCGAGGTCGGCGGCCTTGCCGGGTTCGACGGTCCCGACTTCCTGCTCGAGGCCGAGCGCGAGGGCGGCGTTGCGGGTCATGCCGACGATCGCTTCCTCGGGCGAAAGGCCGAAGAGGTTGCACGCCATGTTCATCGCGAGTTGCGGCACGAGGCTCGGCGAGGTGCCGGGGTTGCAGTCGGAGGCGACCGCGATGCGCACGCCGTGGCGGCGCAGAAGATCGACCGGCGGCACCCTGGTCTCGCGCAGGGTGTAGAAGGCGCCGGGGAGGAGCACCGCGACGGTGCCGCTCTCGGCCATGGCCCGGGCGCCGGCCTCGTCGAGATGCTCGAGATGGTCGGCGGACAGTGCGCGGTGGTGGGCGGCGAGCGCGGCGCCGTTCGAGTTGGACAGCTGCTCGGCGTGGAGGCGGACGGGGAGGCCTGCGGCGGCGGCGGCCTCGAACAGGCGGGCGGTTTCCTCGGGCGTAAAGGCGATGCCCTCGCAGAAGGCGTCGACGCTGGTCGCGAGGCCGAGGCGGGCGGCGGTGGGCAAGAGATCCTCGATCACGCGCTCGACGAAGGCCTCGCGGTCGGCGCCCGGCGGCAGCGCGTGGAGCGCGAGCAAGGTCGGCTCGATCCGCACGGGCTCGGAACGCGCCAGGGTGCGGATGACGTTAAGGAGGCGCAGCTCGCTTGCGGGGTCGAGGCCGTAGCCCGACTTGATCTCGACCGTTGTGACCCCGCCGCGCATCAGCGCGTGGAGGCGGGTACGGGACTGGGCGAGGAGCGCGGTGACGCTCGCCGCCGCAGTCGCGCGGACGGTCGAGGCGATCCCCCCGCCGGCGGCCGCGATCTCTTCATAGCTGGCGCCGGCGCGACGCTGCGCATGCTCGGCGGCACGGGTCCCGCCGAAGACGAGGTGGGTGTGGCAGTCGACGAGGCCGGGGGTGACGAAGGCGCCGCCCAAGGGCACGACCTCGGTCGCGCGCGTGCCCGCAAGCTCGGTCCGGCGACCGACGCGGACGATGCGGCCGTCCTGGATCCCGATGGCAGCGTTGCGGATCAGCCCAAGCGGGTCGCCGGGAGCCGGGACCATGGTCATGACATGGCAGTCGGTTAGAAGGCGATCCCACATGGGACAGGGCTGTAAGCGGCTGCTAGATGGGCGGCAATGACCAGCGCCTGGCCCAATCTCTCCGAGCTTCTCGTCGCCGCCGATGCGGCAGCGCCGGTCGGACTGGTGGGGGCGCCACTCGGTGTCGGGTCAGTGACGCCGGGCCGCTGCGATCTCGCGCCGGCGGCGCTGCGCGCGGTGCTGCGGCGGATCGGGCGCTACGATCTCGATACGGAACGCGAGCTGGCGACATTGGTCGCGGACCGCGGCGACGTCGTGCTCGGGGGGAGCATCGAGGCGGCGACGGGGCCGCTGCGCGCGGCGGTGGCGGCGAGCGTCGGGGCGCACGCGCTGACCTTGCTGATCGGCGGCAACAATGCGGTAACGCGACCGGGCCTGCTCGGCATGGCCGAAGCGCTTGGG
This genomic window from Sphingomonas rosea contains:
- a CDS encoding MAPEG family protein, with protein sequence MPTEFVMLALLILLALVNILWAGAARTRQYGPEWNMGARDEQVPPLHPFPARLLRAQANLFETLPLFVAALLGAAAVGHLGPLTHWGSIVYVVGRIVYLPLYAAGIPKIRTLVFSISLVGLVMTWWALLFG
- the hutI gene encoding imidazolonepropionase, with product MWDRLLTDCHVMTMVPAPGDPLGLIRNAAIGIQDGRIVRVGRRTELAGTRATEVVPLGGAFVTPGLVDCHTHLVFGGTRAAEHAQRRAGASYEEIAAAGGGIASTVRATAAASVTALLAQSRTRLHALMRGGVTTVEIKSGYGLDPASELRLLNVIRTLARSEPVRIEPTLLALHALPPGADREAFVERVIEDLLPTAARLGLATSVDAFCEGIAFTPEETARLFEAAAAAGLPVRLHAEQLSNSNGAALAAHHRALSADHLEHLDEAGARAMAESGTVAVLLPGAFYTLRETRVPPVDLLRRHGVRIAVASDCNPGTSPSLVPQLAMNMACNLFGLSPEEAIVGMTRNAALALGLEQEVGTVEPGKAADLAVWRIAEPAELGYWLGLLPERRIFGGQDSLPQP